The genomic segment GCGCACCTCGATGTCGCCCTCGCCTGGCTCGACCGTCAGCCAGGGCTCGATGAAGAAGCTGTTGTCCCATCGATCCTTGACCTGCAGCGAGAAGGTTCCCGGCGCCTCGCCTCGGACCACCACCTCGCCGGCCCGACTGGCCGGCCCCTGGAAGGCGAACTCACTCCCGGCAGCTCCGGAGAGGGGCGATCGACGCAGCAGCTCGACGATCCAGGGGCGTCCGCTCGGATCGAGGGGCGGGTCGATCGTCGCTCGCAGATCCATCGGCGGCTGGAGGATCAGCGGCGCCGCGAGACGCGTCTCGCGGCCGTCCCATAGCTCGAGGGGAAATTGCCGGGAGATGGCATAGGCGGGATGCTCGATTTCCAGCAAGTAGGTCCCGGCCGCCAAACCGGAAAGCTGAAAGAAGCCCGTCGCCGAGACCGCGACCTCGTCGGTCTTCGAAGTCAGGCGCTCCCGGAGCGCCGTGCGAGGTGCCAGAGGAGAGAGACGCGCCCTGGCGCCCGCGTCGAAGCTTTTTCCGCTGGCGGTTTCCACCCACCCGACGAGCGAAGCGCCGCGGCGCAGTGCCATCGTCCCCAGGTCGAAGGCCTCGCCCCCACCGGAATCGACACCGCCGAGATCGCCACTCCCGAGATCGATACCGCCGAGATCGATTCCGAAGCGGTAAACCGGCGCGAACCCGGCGGGCCTGATCTCGAGATCCAGCCGTGCCGCCGGCACCTCGCAGCGCCAAGCTTTCTCTGCCAGGTGGCAATGCACCGAGTGCCGGGTCAGGCCCCCGGCAGCGGATGGCGCTCCGGCCTTCGGCAGCAACGAGAAGGCCATCCGCAAGCGATCGGGCCACTCGCCCTCGGCAAACCGACCGTGAACGATCACCGTCGGCAGGGGAGAGAAGCGCAGTCCCTGCTCCCGCCGTGCCTCGACGACCTCGCACGGAGCCCAGAAGCCGGGCGCTTCCAGACACGCCGTCCAGACCGAGCCCTCGGGCAGTGAACAGGCGGTCGCGGCGCAGGTCCGCTCCTCGCCGCCCGCCGTCGGTGTCCATCGAACCTCCGCAGCCACGCCCTCCGGAAGACCGGTCGCGACGGGAATCAGAACGTCGTCACCGGCTGCGCCCACGCTCGGCATCGCCCACAGGGTCAGCGCCAAGATCCAGACCAGCGGCCGGTTCACGGGCAAATGTCCAGGCAGTCCAGCTCCTCGCCGCCATCGACCTCGACGTTGAAGCAGGCGCCACCGTCAATGTGACAGGTCCAGCCCTGGATCGGGTCGTAGACCATTTCGCACCGGATCCCGGCGCCCATCTCTTCGTCGCCCACCTGGGTGCAGCTCCAGGCGCATGGCGTCCCGAGAACGTGGCACGTGGGAACCCGGTTCAGGCAAACCCAACAGCCCCACTGCGCCGAGGTCGCAGGAAAAGCCATCAAGAGCAGACCGGCCAACAAGATCCTTCGCATCGCTCCAACCTCCGAGGCAGTCGACCTACGGAATATTCGATATATCGCAATCGTAGAATCGACCCGTGACCGAGTCAAGAGAAAGGTCTTCCTCGCGGTCCGGAAACAGGACGCCTTTCCGGCCCGGAATATGGTGCCGGCGAAGCCCCTAGAAACCGGTGGGCGCTTCGCCGTAGCGGGCCAAGAAGGTCTTCACCGAGTCGGAGACGATCGCTTGCCGCTCGGCCTGGTTGGGCAGCGCTCGGCTCGGTGCGATGACCTGCTCCCAAAAGGTGAACGCCTTGAGCATTCCCGTGAGCTGGGTCGCCGCCGCCACGGGATCGGAGACGGCCAAACGTCCGTCCTTCGTAGCCTGGCGCAGCCAGCGGGTCAGGCCGTCCTCGCCGGAGTGGGCCCGCTCCCACACATCGCGCGCCGCCTCCGGGGAGCGGAAGCACTCGGCGAGCATCATCCGGACGGTGTCCAAGAACTCCGGATCCAAGTAGAGGTCGACGAGGTTGCGAGCGATCTGCTCGAGGCCGTCACGAATTCCCTCGGCGGCTCGGTAGGGCCGTTCGCTGGCCTCGGCGGTGCGTTCGACGAGCAGGGCGCTGATCTCTTCGAAGAGCGCCTGCTTGCTCGCGAAATGCTTGTAGACGGTGCGCTTCGAGGCCGGCGCCCGGGCCGCGATGCGATCCATGTTGGCGGCCTGAAAGCCATGCTCTCGAAACTCGGCCAGGGCGGCTTCGAGGATGGCCCTTTTTTTGGGATGGGTATCGGTCATCGACTCTCGGTAAACTTTTCGGTTTACATAGCCCGTATCGACGAGTACACTTCCGAGTGTACAGGCCGAGAGAGCTTCCCCTCGGCCGTCCTCACAAGATTAGCGCAGAGCTCTGCGATACCCCCGCCTCGCGCCGCGGCGCGCTGGCTCGAGATCAGGAGGATCAGCCCATGCCTTGGACCCGCGACCAGATTCCCGACCAGATCGGCCGCTTCGCCATCGTCACCGGAGCCAACAGCGGCATCGGATTCGAGACCGCCCTCGCCCTGGCGAGCAAGGGTGCCCAGGTCGGTCTGGCTTGCCGCAGCGCCGAGCGCGGACGGGCAGCGGTCGAGCGAATTCGCGCCGAGCATCCCACCGCCGAAGTCTCCGTCGCGCCGCTCGACCTGGCCGACCTCGACCACGTCGCCCACTATGCCGAGGAAGTTCTCGCCAACCGCGAGAGACTCGACCTGCTGGTGCTCAATGCCGGCGTCATGGTTCCTCCGGCCTCGAAAACGGCCCAGGGATTCGAGCTCCAGCTAGGCGTCAATCACCTCGGCCACTTCGCCTTGACGGCCCGGCTCCTGCCACTCCTCGAGGCCACCCCGGAGGCGCGCATCGTGGTGGTGTCGAGCCTCGCTGCCCGCCAGGGCAAGATCCATTTCGACGACCTTCATTTCGAACGTCGCTACTCCCCTTGGCCGGCCTACGGTCAGAGCAAGCTGGCCAATTAGCTCTTCGTCCGCGAGTTGGTGCATCGTCTGCAGGAGGCCGGATCGAGCGTCACCGTCACCGCGGCTCACCCGGGCTGGACTGCCACCAACCTGCAGCGCACCAGCGGTCTGGCTCGCTTTTTCAATCCGATCTTCGCGATGACGCCTCCGCAGGGGGCGCTGCCAACCCTACGAGCCGCGACCGATCCCAGCGCCACCAGCGGCGACTACTTCGGCCCAGACGGCTTTTTGGAGTTTCGTGGCTATCCCCGGCGGGTCAAGATGGCGCGCCGAGCGGAGAATCGAGAAACCGCCCGCCGCCTGTGGGAGGTCAGCGAGCGGCTCACCGGGCTACACCCCGCCTAGCAGAAGCTCGGCTCAGGAGGGCGGGACGACGACCGTGGTTTCCGCCGCCAGCACCTGGCCATCGACCACGAAGTCGCGGTGATCGCTACCGTTGAGGGTGACGACGATGCGGTTGTCGCCCGGGGCCAGCTCGCCGAGGTGGAACCAGGGGCCGTAGAGGCGGCCCACCTGTCGGCCGTTGACGAAGACGTGGCCGTGCCCCTCGTTGGCCACCGTCGGCTGGCCGGATTTCTCCGGCGTGAAAGTCCAGTCGGTGAGCTCGACGTGCAGGTCGTAGCTGGCGGGCAGCTCCTCGACGACCTCGAAGCGAATGAACTCTGGGACCCGCTCCGCATCGGTGAGGTCGAAGGCCGCACGGCCATGGACCAGACTCCGGTCGGTGGCGATGGCGTCCTGGTACTGGCGGTGGGCGGACCAAGAGTAGGCGCCGAGGAAGAGAGCGATGATCAGAAGATAGTTCAAGGCGGCGAAGGCGACTCGCCAAGAGAGCCGCCGGTGGATCGCGATGGGCGGCCTGTAGAGGGTGCCGGCGCCGTTGAGAAGAAACACCACCAGGGCAGCGTGCAGTGGCGTATGGCCGATCACCTCGATCTTTCCGAAGACCAGCGTGGTGGTGAAGAAGACCAAGGTGATCACCGCCGCCAGCGGCCGACCGAGGAGGCCGATCAGGAGTAGAAAACCGAGACCGATCTCGACGAAGGCAGCTCCCTGGAGGAAGAACTGCGGCGGCAATCCGAGGGCGAGCTGGGGACTCTGATCGAGGAGGTAGAGCGCCCAGCTCGGGTAGAACAGCTTCTCGTAGCCCAGCCAGATGAGGGAGAACCCCATCGTGCCGTAGAGCGCCGGCAACCCGGCGTTGCACAGCTTCTGGTGCCGGCTGGCGCTGACCAGCAAGTAGAAGCCGATGCCCAGGTAGTGCAGATAGTCGAGGATGTGGAAGAGGCCGAACTCGAAGACCGAGGCGGCGAAAATCGCCAGAACGCCGGCTCCGCCGAGGCCAACCAGGCGCGGAAAGAGCAGCAGCACGGCGACCACGAACTGCAGCCAGACGAGGGTCGGGAAGCGCGACGTCAGCTCCGGCGCCAACACCGCGTCGGAGGCCCAGGAGATCAACAGCACCGCGGCCATCGCGCCGCGCATCACCAGCAGGCTGTAATCCTGGCGGGCGCTCAACCATCGGTGGAGATGGCGATACCAACCCGTGCCGTCGAGGCGCTGGTCGAGCATCACCAGCAGGGCCATCACGACGGCACTGACGGCCACCAGAACGAGGAAGGTGGGGGTGATCACCGCCGCCACCGACAGCGGTGGCGTGTGGTAGTCGAAGTCGCTGAACCACTTGACGTGGGCGAGGGCGAGGGGTGCCGTCAGCGCCAGGCCACAGCCGGCGAGCAGGAGGACAAGCCGCTGGCCGAAGGTCCGCGAGGCCCGCCTTGGCGCCGGCCCCGGGGCGCCCGCCAGAGGGGCCATCAGAGATCGACCTGGTGGCCGGTGAGGCGGCGGAAGGCTTCGAGGTAGCGCTGCCGTGTGCCGGCGACCACCTCGGGAGGCAGCTCCGGCGGCGGACTGTTCTTGTCCCAATCGGTGGTGTCGAGCCAGTTGCGGACGAACTGCTTGTCGAAGGAGGCGGGCTCTTCGCCCGGGGTCCAGAGGTCCGCCTCCCAATAGCGGCTGGAGTCCGGTGTCAGAGCCTCGTCGATCAGCCGCAGCTCGCCGCCGACCAGCCCGAACTCGAACTTGGTGTCGGCCAGGATCAAGCCCCGGGAGGCGGCGTGATCGGCACCGCGCCGGTAAAGGGCGAGGGTGAGGTCGCGCAGACGCGCCGCCAGCTCAACCCCCAAGGCCTCGGCCATGACCTCGAAGGAGACGTTTTCGTCGTGGCCTTCCTCGGCTTTGGTCGCCGGGGTGAAGATCGGCTCCGGCAGGCGATCGGCCCGTCGCAAGCCTGCCGGCAGCGGCAAGCCGCAAACGCTGCCGTCGGCCCGGTACTCACGGAATCCGCTGCCGGCGAGGTAGCCGCGGGCGACGCACTCGAAGGGAACGACCTCGGTCTTGCGGACCACCGCACTGCGACCGGCCAGCACGGGATCCTCGGCCACCGCCGGCGGCAGCGCCGACGCGAGACCCGGCTCGAGATGGTGCGGCACCAGATCCGCCAACTGATCGAACCAGAACAGCGAGAGCTGATGCAGGATCTTGCCCTTGTCCGGAATCCCCGGCGAGAGCACCCAGTCATAGGCCGAGATGCGGTCGGTGGCGACCAGCAGCAGGCGGTCGCCGAGGTCGTAGACGTCGCGCACCTTGCCGCGACGCGGCTCCGGCAAACCGGCGACCTGGGTCGAGAGCACGGCTTGACTCACGATCGAGCTCCTCGATTCGGGTGATGGAAGATCACAGGCCCGCGGGAGCGAGCTGCTTGAGGGCCTGTTGCAGCGAGTCCGTTTCGGCTCGCGGCAGCTTCAAGCCTTGCCAGCGAGCGCCGTCGACGACCTCGAAGATGGGAACCTTGCCGAGGCCCTTGAGGTGGGCGTTGCCGAGGCGCCGCAGGGCGACCAGGAAGTCGGGATTCTCCGGCTGGCCGTAGGCGATGTATCGGCGGTCGCCGTCTTCGACGCGATAGAGGGGAGTGCCCTGGATGTCGATCTCGAGCTGGGCGATGTAGGCGTCGGTGGCGACGATGCCCTCGTTGATGAGCTGGCCGTTGGCATTGACGTAGGCGTAGAACCGGCGAGCCTTTTCACGCCGCTCCATGAAGTCCGCATCGCGCTTCACCAGGGGAGAGAAGAAGCGATAGACGGTCTGCTCCGGGTACCCCTGGTTGATCAGCATGTTCTGGATCTCGTCGATCTCCTTCGACGATTTGCCGGTGATCAGCCGGGTGAGCTCGACGACTCCGTGACCGAAGAACTCATAGCGTTCCGGACCGCCATCGCCGAATCCGATGGGTAGCAAGCGGTAGGGGCCGAAGTTGAGGGCGATGCGGACGCCGCGATCGAAGGGCAGCCCCTGCTCGACCGCCTGGCGATAGGCGCGCTGGATCATCACCGCCGCGTGCACCAGCTTGGAGCCGTGGCGGCTGGAGTAGAAGGCGCCGTCGCCGAGGTACTTCTCGAGGCTGAGGCGGAAGTCCCGAGCCAGGCGGTTGATGCGCCGCTGGAAGGTGAAGATTTGGCGGAAGGAGCCGTCCTGGAGATCGCTGCCGGAGCGTCGGATCACCGACACCACCTCGGAAAAATCGGTGAGGTCGTAGATCAAGCCAAAGCGATGAACCAGCGGCTCGACCACCCAAGGCGCCATGAAATCGAGCGGACGGGTCGCCGGCGACAGCACCAGGGAGCGCCGACCGGGCAGGCTGCGGGTCGCCCCTTCGGAGCGGAACACGAGCTGCCCCTGGTGCTCCCGCACCGGCACCAGGAAGCGCCGCACGGTGTGGATGAGCTCGAACTCCTTGAGCTTGAGGAGCAGGGATTCCCACTGCTCGACGCCGGATGGATCGAGCAGCCGGCGCGCCGGGTAGTCCGGTTGCTCGGCGAGGAAACGCGCGTAGCCGGGGCGGGTGAGGAGCTCACGCCCGCGGCTCGCCGGATCCGGTTCGCCGAGGTTGCTCGGCAGCGGCGAAGCGCGCAGCAGATGCTCGACCACCAGCCGCAAGGGCCCCGGGCGATCGAGGCTGGCCCGATGCCAGTCCTCGAGAGCTTCGAGGCGGTTGCGCAGATCCCGGCCATCGACGCGCAGACAGCCGTGGAAGTAGCTCGCCAGCTCCTCGAGATTGCGGCTGATGTGCTCCTCGGTGAAGATCAGCACGTTGTCGCGCATGTGCGACAGCAATCGCGGGAAGAGCTCTTCTTCGTTGCCCTCGGTGCGTTCCGCCAAGCGGCCGGCGAGCTCATAGGTTTCGGTGAAGACGAAGCTCAGATAGCGATCGAGGACACGGAACTTGATGCTGTCGCCGTGGCGCCGGGCGATCTTCAGATCGAGGCGCAGCAGGCGGCGCGGAGCGTCGCGCAGGACGCGCGCGACATCGAGCGAGTGGTAGAGCCAGAAGGTCGCTGGAAAGGCGCGACCGTAGGAGGACAGGGTGACGTTCTCGATCACCCGAGCCAGGTGCGAACGGTAGCGCTCCCAGGCCTGGGAATGGGCCTTGCGATCGAAGGAGCGACGCTGAAAAACGGCGACCTGGACTCGCTCCTCGGCCTCGAGAAAGGCCTCCAGCGCCTCGCTGAGATGGCGCATGCCCGGAGACAGCAAGATCGGGAAGCCCTGGATCGGGGTGGCTTCCTCATCGGCGAGAAAGATCTGATGGGGCGACGGCAGGCTGCTGTCGATGTCCGGCATCAGCCCCCGGATCTCCTCCGGATCACGCCGCAGGAAATTGAAGGGGCCGGGAAAGAGCTCGAGGAATTCGGTCGGCGTCATAGGAGATCAGAAGCGCGCAAAGGGCGAGCCTACAACAATCCCCGTCGGGTTCCGGGAAGGCGATTCCCAGGCCTTCGGCCCGCCCCGGCGAAGAACCCTCGGGAGCACCTTCGAAGCCCTCTCCAGGGCCCCCGAAAGACCCCGGGATAGGCACACCCGGAGCCTGGTAGACTCCCTCGCCGACAAGGCTTTACTTCTGGGGAGATCGAGATGAATTCGATGCCGAGGCTGAGCGTGAGCGAACGCCAGGAGGTGGCGAGCGAGCTTCTGGTCGTGGGATGTTTCGAAGGTGCCGCTGCCGAGGCCGAGGGCCTCCCGGCTCCCCTGGTGGAAGCCATCGAGGGACTGGCGAATCGCGCCGGCTGGAGTGGCCGCGAAGAGCACAGTGGTGAAACCGAGGCGCGCCTCGACGGCGCCAGCGTGGTGGTTCGCCTGCAAGGGCTCGGCAAAGCGAAAGAGCTCACCGCCACCGCCCTGACGGACTGGCTGCGGGACCAGGTGGAGGAGGCCGGCGGTCAAGGCTACGAGTCCCTCGCCGTGTTGTTGCCCCACCATGACCTGACGGTCGGGGCGGCCGCCGCCGGACGCAATCAGCGGGCACTCCTGTTGGGCGGCTACCGCTACGACCGTTTTCGCACCGAGGCCAAGCGGACGCGCGACCGCGTCCTCGAGGTTTCCCTGCTTCCCCCGCCGGCGGCCGAGGCCACCTATCGGGCGTGCCTGGTGGATTCCCGCCAGGTGGGAGAAGGGATCGCCTTCGCCCGCGACCTCGGCAACGCTCCGGCGAGTCTGGCGAGCCCGGAATGGATGGCCGATCAGGCCCGCACCATGGCTGAAGGAGAGGGCATCTCCTGCACCGTCCTCGGCCCGGACGAGCTGAAAGAGAAGGGCATGGGCGGCATTCTGGCGGTCGGCGGCGGCTCCGCCCACGAGCCCCGGCTGGTGAAGCTCGAGTGGGGAGACCGCGGACCGACGGTGGCGATCGTCGGCAAGGGCGTCACCTTCGATACCGGCGGCATCTCCCTCAAGCCCGCCCACGCCATGGATGAGATGAAGTACGACAAGTGCGGCGCCTGCGCCGCTCTCGGCATCGCCCAGGCGGTGGCGCGCCTCGACCTGCCGCTTCGCCTGCGGGTCTACGTGCCCTTGGCAGAGAACATGCCCGGCGGCGCCGCCTACCGTCCGGGCGACATCGTGCGCTGCTACAACGGCAAGACCGTCGAGATCCTCAACACCGACGCCGAGGGCCGCATGATTCTGGCGGACGCCCTCGCCTGGGCGGTGGAGGAGAAGCCCGATGCCCTCCTCGAGCTTTCCACCCTCACCGGCGCATGTGTCGTCGCTCTGGGATTTCAGGCCGCCGGCCTCTATGCGCCGAACCGCGCCTTCGCCGACGAGCTGCTGGCCGCCTCCGAGCGCAGCGGCGAGCGTTTGTGGCACATGCCCCTGTGGCGGGATCACGTCGAACAGATCAAGGGCGTTCACGGCGACCTCAAGAACCTCGGCGGGCGCTGGGGCGGCGCCAACACGGCGGCGGCCTTTCTGTCGCAGTTCGTCGGCGACCTCGAGCACTGGGCGCATCTCGACATTGCCGGCGTGGCCAACATCGGCCCCGATCAGGAGGCGCCCCAAGGGGCGACTGGATTCGGAGTGGCCCTCGGCATCGATTGGCTCCGCTCGCGGCTCTCCTAGGCACACGATGAAGCAGACCTCGCGGGCGACTCATCCAGCCCGCCTCCCCCTGCGATAGGCGCGATGGGAAGATCGCCCAGCGGGCGTAGCGAGGCGACCTCGGCCGACCCGCGACCGGTCCTGACCACCACCGATCTGCGGGTCACGACCCGCCGCGGCGAGGCGCTCGTGCGCGGTGTCGACCTGCGCGTCGCGGCTGGCGAGATGGTCGGTCTGGTCGGCGAGTCCGGCTCCGGCAAGACCCTCACCGCCCTCGCCGTGGCAGGCCTCCTGCCGCACCGGGAGCTGCGCTCGACGGGTGAGATTCGGCTCGGCGGCGAAGCCATCCACGGCCTGCCACCGGGCCCCCGCCGACGCCTCCTCGGGCGCCGCATCGGAATGGTCTTTCAGGAGCCGATGGCGGCCTTCAACCCGTCCTTCACCATCGGTTTCCAGGTCGGAGAGGTGCTGCGCCTGCATCACGGTCTCGGCAAAGCCGAAGCACGGCGCGAGACCCGCCGGTTGCTCGACCGCATGGCGATCCCGCAAGCCGAAGGGCGGCTGCGGTCCTACCCCCACGAGCTCTCCGGAGGGCAGCTGCAGCGGGTGGCCCTCGCCATGGCCTTGGCCGGCCGCCCCGAGATGCTGTTGGCGGACGAGCCGACCACCGCCCTCGATGTCACCCTCCAAGCCCAGATCCTCGACCTCCTCGAAGAGCTGCGTCACGACCTCGATCTCGGCATCCTGTTCATCACCCACGATCTGGCGGTGGTCGCCAACCGCTGTTCCCGCGCCATCGTGCTGCGCCACGGCGAGGTGATCGAATCGGGGCCCGTCGCTGACGTCCTCCAGAACCCCGAGCACCCGTACACCGGCGAGCTCATCGCCGCCTATCCGCGCCTCGAACCACGGGCGACGTCGGCATCCTTGCAGGGCGCCGAGATCGTCGCCGAGGCCCGTGACCTGCACCACACCTATCGCCTGCCCGGTGGTGCCGAGGTCAAGGCTCTCGACGGCATCGACCTGCGCCTCGCCGCCGGCAGCACCCAGGCCCTGGTGGGGGAGAGCGGCAGTGGCAAGTCGACCCTGGCACGAGCCCTGGTCGGTCTGCTGCGGCCCGATTCCGGCGCGGTTCATTTCGGCGGCGAGGACCTCCGCACCTGGAGCGGTGCGGAGCTGCGACGCCGGCGACGCCAGTTTCAGCTCGTCTTCCAGGATCCCGGCGGTTCCCTCAGTCCCCGGGTCCGGGTCGGGAAGCTGCTCGCCGAACCGCTCGAGATCCACCGCCTCGAGGCTTCGGCGGAACGAATCGCCGAGCTCCTCCGCGAGGTCGGGCTCGAGCCGAAGCTGGCGCGGCGCTATCCCCATCAGCTCTCGGGAGGACAGCGCCAGAGGCTGGCGATCGCCCGGGCCCTCGCCTGCGGCCCGCGGCTGGTGGTGGCCGACGAGCCGGTCTCCGGCCTCGACATGTCCCTGCGGCGCCAGGTCCTCGACCTCCTCGCCGAGCTGCAGCGCACCCGCGGCATGACCTTGGTGCTGGTGTCCCACGACCTGGCGATGGTCGCCCGCGCCGCCGATCGCGTCGCCGTGATGCAAAACGGCAGAGTGGTGGAGGAGGGGCCGACGGGCGAGATCTTCGCCTCGCCGAAGCACCCCCATACGACCGCCTTGTTGGCGGCCAGTCCGCGCCTGCCCTAGGGCGCCCCGAGGGCGGTGGCGTGGGGTGCCGAGCGGTCGCCGACGCCTCCGTTCGCCGGTGGAAAGCGAATCTCCTGACGAAACCAGTCTTCGAGGGCGCGGTTGCGGCATCGACCCGCACCTTTTGGAGAGGAACAATTCGCCCCGGACCATCGTAGGATGGAAGAACGGCCGTGCGCGGTCGTATTTACCCTATGACTTGACGACAATTTCGCAGAATCTGATCGATAAGGGGATCTCTATGACCGACCGACAGAGCCGATTCAAGGTCATGCCTCGGGCCTTGGCTCTCATCCTGGTGGCCGCCCTGCTGGCGCTGCCCGCCGCCGCCCAGTCGCGACAGGTACGGACTACCGTCGGCGAGACCGCGGCGCCACCGAGCTTCGTCATCTCGGGTGAAACCGCCAGCCTGACTTTGGCGGACGCCATCGAGATCGCCCTCGACCGTAACCTCGATCTCGAGTTGCAGCGCTACGACCGCAGCACCTCCCTGTTCCGGATCGAGCAGTCGGAGTCGATCTACGACCTCGGGGCCTCGCTCAGCGTTGGGGTGTCCGAGAACACCAGCCCGTCGTCGTCCCAGCTCGACGGCGCCGCGGTGATCGACTCGAATCGGCGCGACCTCTCCTTCGGGCTCAGCCAGCTCACCCCCTACGGCGGTACCGCCCAGTTCAGCCTGACGGCGGATCGCAGCTCGACCAACAGCTCCTTCTCCTTTATCGACCCGAGCTATAGCGCCAACGGCTCGTTGACCTACTCGCAGCCGTTGCTGCGCGGCTTCGGCAAGCTGTCGACGGAGCGCTCGATTCTGCAGGCGAGGATCAACAGCGATTCGAGCCAGGAGCTGTTCGAGCAGGAGGTGACGCGCATCGTCCAGGCGGTCGAGCAGGCCTATTGGAGCCTGGTCGACGCCCGCGAGCAGCTCGTCGTGGCGCAGGAAAGCCTCGACCTGGCGGAGGAGCTCGACGAGCGCAACCGGGTGCAGGTCGACGTCGGCACCCTGGCGCCCATCGAGCTGGTGCAGAGCGAGGCCACCGTCGCCACCCGCCAGGAAGGCATCATTCAGGCACAGACCACCGTCGGCGACGCCGCCGACCGTCTGCTGCAACTGCTCAACGTTCCGCCCGGGGAGCTGTGGGACGCCGAGATCGTGCCGGAAACGCCCTCCGAGCTCGAGCGCATCGAAATCGATTCCTCGGCCGCCCTCGAGCAAGCCTACGACCAGCGTCCGGAGCTACGGCGCAGTGAGCTCGGCCTCCAGGTGCTCGAGATCGACTCCCAGTTCTTCCAGCGCGAGAAGCTTCCCAACGTCGACCTGGTGGTGGGCTACGGAGCCGGCGGCCTGGGTGGCCGGGGCAACATTCCCGATCCCATCACCGGCGATCCGGTGCGCGTCGACGAAGACTTGATCGACGCCCTCGACGAGGTGGCGAGTCGCGACTTCGACGGCTGGAACTTGCGCGTCAACGTCGGCTACGCCTTCCAGAACCGCAACGCCAAGGCGCAGAGCGCGATCGCCGACCTGGCCCTCGAACGGGCGCAGAAGGAGCTCGACCAGCTTCGCCTGCAGATTCGCACCGAGGTCCGCGCCGCCGTCCGCCAGCTCGACAGCGCGGCGCAGCGCATCGACACCGCCCGCGCCTCGCGGCGAGCCCAGGAGCGCAATCTCGAAGCGGAGCAGAAGCGCTACGAGAACGGTATGTCGACCAGCTACCAGGTGACCGAGATCCAGGAAGACCTCAGCCAGGCGCGCAGCCGCGAGGTGAGCGCGATCACCGAGTATCGCAACGCCCTCACCGAGTTCTATCGCGCCACCGGCCAGTTGCTCGACGTCAGCTCGATCGAGCTGGTGGCGGCAGGAGACTGAAGTGTCCGACAACGGTAGTGCCCTGAGCTGGCTGGTCGCGGTCCTGACCTCACCCGCCAAGACCTTCGCCCAGATCGCCGAGAAGCCCCGCTGGTGGGTGCCGATGGTGGTGATGATCCTGGGGGTCGGTGCGCTCACCCTGGCGGTTCATGCGCGCACCGACTATCGCGAGCACACGGCCAACGTCATGGAAATGCGCAACGTCCACACCATGTCCGCCGAAGACCTCGACCGGGCGGCCGAGATGCAGGAGAAGTTCGGCTCCCTGGGAGCGGTGATCGGCGGTATCGCGGTCGGCGTCATCATGACCGTGATCGGACTCTTCTACTGGGTGCTGCTGCGCCTGATGGGCAGTGAGATCACCTTTGCCCAGAGCCTCGGGACCCATCTCTGGGGTGCCATACCGGTGGTCCTCGG from the Acidobacteriota bacterium genome contains:
- a CDS encoding YIP1 family protein, with the translated sequence MSDNGSALSWLVAVLTSPAKTFAQIAEKPRWWVPMVVMILGVGALTLAVHARTDYREHTANVMEMRNVHTMSAEDLDRAAEMQEKFGSLGAVIGGIAVGVIMTVIGLFYWVLLRLMGSEITFAQSLGTHLWGAIPVVLGMLIAIPIVLAGGDLSTEQLLSRNFMASNLTFLAGEDTSPLVFQLLASIDFFAIWSVIITALGFQIVGRVSKGVAWGAVLLMTLLGVAIRLGSTLAAGGG
- a CDS encoding TolC family protein, coding for MTDRQSRFKVMPRALALILVAALLALPAAAQSRQVRTTVGETAAPPSFVISGETASLTLADAIEIALDRNLDLELQRYDRSTSLFRIEQSESIYDLGASLSVGVSENTSPSSSQLDGAAVIDSNRRDLSFGLSQLTPYGGTAQFSLTADRSSTNSSFSFIDPSYSANGSLTYSQPLLRGFGKLSTERSILQARINSDSSQELFEQEVTRIVQAVEQAYWSLVDAREQLVVAQESLDLAEELDERNRVQVDVGTLAPIELVQSEATVATRQEGIIQAQTTVGDAADRLLQLLNVPPGELWDAEIVPETPSELERIEIDSSAALEQAYDQRPELRRSELGLQVLEIDSQFFQREKLPNVDLVVGYGAGGLGGRGNIPDPITGDPVRVDEDLIDALDEVASRDFDGWNLRVNVGYAFQNRNAKAQSAIADLALERAQKELDQLRLQIRTEVRAAVRQLDSAAQRIDTARASRRAQERNLEAEQKRYENGMSTSYQVTEIQEDLSQARSREVSAITEYRNALTEFYRATGQLLDVSSIELVAAGD